A region of Centropristis striata isolate RG_2023a ecotype Rhode Island chromosome 17, C.striata_1.0, whole genome shotgun sequence DNA encodes the following proteins:
- the LOC131989304 gene encoding uncharacterized protein LOC131989304, which translates to MISGELVYAVCLTMSSLKTRPLFLLVTFTVLSVVPMAAEVVMSISDCEEFLLQETPPQVPGILEAGRILDQNRYKPICQTFENQRRFVTLYDKKNKIPVFSAYKYRGGVGKRPSNDWKIEPQLEEEDDKNMKAGDKNKTYHHQAVDTNYRRNKVFDRGHLFPSSHAFNRSDKVSTFTLTNIVPQAGKFNKGSWSRMESCIKCVMDKHCRNSNGVIEGFVVTGAQPSTNNILRNRVNIPATLWTAFCCYSSNMAAWIASAHWGANVAPTDKHLQTKTLEELHQELRTPDSGFQVFPGTQCPLQSTVTDLYPEIKHCNCPSPTSGPRTSTSGPRTSTSGPRTSTSGPRSSTSGPSTSTSGPDTSTSGSHTSTSGHYISTSGPHTSTSGPHTSTSGPHTSTSGPHTSTSGPHTSTSGSHTSVNIWPSHNIWPSHINIWPSHINIWRSHINIWPLHINIWPSHFNIWPSHINIWPSYLNIWPSHVNIWPSHINIWPSHVNIWPSFFNIWPSYFNTWPSYFNIWP; encoded by the exons ATGATTTCTGGGGAACTCGTCTATGCTGTG TGTTTGACGATGTCGTCCCTGAAGACGAGacctctcttcctcctcgtcACCTTCACCGTCCTGTCTGTCGTTCCCATGGCGGCCGAGGTGGTGATGTCCATAAGCGACTGTGAAGAGTTTCTTCTCCAGGAAACTCCGCCGCAAGTCCCGGGCATTTTGGAGGCTGGGAGAATCCTGGACCAGAACCGATACAAACCCATCTGCCAGACCTTCGAGAACCAGAGACGGTTTGTGACGCTCTACGACAAAAAGAACAAGATTCCGGTGTTTTCTGCTTACAAGTACAGAGGAGGAGTCGGGAAGAGACCGTCCAACGACTGGAAGATAGAGCCACAG CTTGAGGAAGAAGACGACAAGAACATGAAGGCTGGGGACAAAAACAAGACCTACCATCACCAGGCTGTGGACACCAATTACAGACGCAATAAAGTGTTCGACAGGGGCCATTTATTTCCGAGCTCTCACGCCTTCAACAGATCTGACAAAGTGTCCACCTTCACCCTCACCAACATCGTTCCACAGGCGGGAAAGTTCAACAAGGGAAGCTGGAGCAGAATGGAGTCGTGCATCAAATGTGTGATGGACAAACACTGCAGGAACAGTAACGGTGTCATCGAAGGCTTCGTGGTAACGGGAGCGCAACCCAGCACCAACAACATCCTCCGGAACAGGGTTAATATTCCCGCCACGCTCTGGACGGCGTTCTGCTGCTACAGCTCCAACATGGCGGCATGGATAGCCAGCGCTCACTGGGGCGCCAACGTTGCACCTACGGACAAACATCTGCAGACGAAGACTCTGGAAGAACTCCATCAAGAACTGCGGACGCCGGATTCTGGATTTCAAGTGTTTCCAGGAACTCAGTGTCCCCTCCAGAGCACCGTGACTGATCTGTACCCGGAGATTAAACACTGCAACTGCCCCTCTCCAACATCTGGCCCTCGTACTTCAACATCTGGCCCTCGTACTTCAACATCTGGCCCTCGTACTTCAACATCTGGCCCTCGTTCGTCAACATCTGGCCCTAGCACTTCAACATCTGGTCCTGACACATCAACATCTGGCTCTCACACATCAACATCTGGCCATTACATTTCAACATCTGGCCCTCACACATCAACATCTGGCCCTCACACTTCAACATCTGGCCCTCACACGTCAACATCTGGCCCTCACACTTCAACATCTGGCCCTCACACATCAACATCTGGCTCTCACACATCA GTCAACATCTGGCCCTCACACAACATCTGGCCCTCACACATCAACATCTGGCCCTCACACATCAACATCTGGCGCTCACACATCAACATCTGGCCCTTACACATCAACATCTGGCCCTCACACTTCAACATCTGGCCCTCACACATCAACATCTGGCCCTCGTACCTCAACATCTGGCCCTCACACGTCAACATCTGGCCCTCACACATCAACATCTGGCCCTCACACGTCAACATCTGGCCCTCGTTCTTCAACATCTGGCCCTCGTACTTCAACACCTGGCCCTCGTACTTCAACATCTGGCCCTAG
- the LOC131989140 gene encoding butyrophilin-like protein 10, which produces MDVTDYCTLLLLHHVTIFLFLFHSLRGQIQVTGPSRPIVATVGDDTIIPCQLKPAVNASGMRLEWARPDLSPGIVHVRANGQEYAAHQQPSYRGRTSVSISNLQHGDLSLKLSKVKVSDEGMYRCLVPRLGLAVYIQLVVGAVSSPVIRLMNNSSRRVVLQCESSGWYPEPEVLWLDGEGKLLSAGPTETVRGPDDLYTVSSRVTVEKRHSSSFTCRVHQKDTNHTRETHITVPVLSRFVKGVMVPGFFCILLSIYLTAWRKRPGGGKEQETEKKESAVTENQT; this is translated from the exons ATGGACGTCACTGACTACTGCACACTTCTGCTTCTGCATCACGTGACCATCTTCCTCTTCCTATTTCACTCACTCAGAG GTCAAATTCAGGTGACTGGTCCGTCCCGACCAATAGTGGCAACAGTCGGAGACGACACAATCATACCGTGCCAGCTGAAACCTGCTGTGAATGCTTCTGGCATGAGGCTGGAGTGGGCGAGACCTGACCTGAGCCCGGGGATTGTACATGTGAGGGCAAACGGTCAAGAATATGCAGCCCACCAACAGCCGTCATACAGAGGGAGAACATCAGTGTCCATCAGCAACCTGCAGCATGGAGACCTTTCACTGAAACTGTCCAAAGTGAAAGTCTCTGATGAGGGCATGTACAGATGCCTTGTTCCAAGACTGGGTCTAGCTGTTTATATACAGCTTGTTGTTG GTGCCGTCTCCTCACCGGTTATCCGTTTAATGAACAATTCCAGCAGAAGGGTGGTTCTCCAGTGTGAGTCTTCTGGCTGGTATCCAGAGCCTGAGGTGTTGTGGCTGGACGGTGAGGGAAAGCTACTCTCTGCTGGACctacagagacagtcagaggtCCTGATGACCTCTATActgtcagcagcagagtgactgtggagaagagacacagcagcagcttcacctgTAGAGTCCACCAGAAGGACACCAACCACACCAGAGAGACACACATCACTGTTCCAG TCCTGTCGAGGTTTGTGAAAGGTGTCATGGTTCCAGGTTTTTTCTGCATCTTGCTGAGTATTTATTTAACAGCATGGAGAAAGAGACCAG